One genomic window of Oncorhynchus clarkii lewisi isolate Uvic-CL-2024 chromosome 5, UVic_Ocla_1.0, whole genome shotgun sequence includes the following:
- the LOC139409787 gene encoding arp2/3 complex-activating protein rickA-like, whose amino-acid sequence MPQRILIATSSHPWAHPPIPGHTLPSLTTPSHPWPHPPIPGHTLPSLGTPSHPWPHPPIPGHTLPSLATPSHSWAHPPIPGHTLPSLDTPSNPRAHPPIPGHILPSLATPSHPWAHPPIPGHILPSLGTPSNPWAHPPIPGHTLPSLATPSHSWAHPPIPDHTLPSLATSSHPWTHPPIPGHILPSLATPSHPWTHPPIPGHTIPSLDTPSHPWAHPPIPGHILPSLATPSHP is encoded by the coding sequence ATGCCACAGAGGATTCTAATCGCCACATCCTCCCATCCCTGGGCACACCCTCCCATCCCTGGGCACACCCTCCCATCTCTGACCACACCCTCCCATCCCTGGCCACACCCTCCCATTCCTGGGCACACCCTCCCATCCCTGGGCACACCCTCCCATCCCTGGCCACACCCTCCCATCCCTGGGCACACCCTCCCATCCCTGGCCACACCCTCCCATTCCTGGGCACACCCTCCCATCCCTGGGCACACCCTCCCATCCCTGGACACACCCTCTAATCCCCGGGCACACCCTCCCATTCCTGGCCACATCCTCCCATCCCTGGCCACACCCTCCCATCCCTGGGCACACCCTCCCATTCCTGGCCACATCCTCCCATCCCTGGGCACACCCTCCAATCCCTGGGCACATCCTCCCATCCCTGGGCACACCCTCCCATCCCTGGCCACACCCTCCCATTCCTGGGCACACCCTCCCATCCCTGACCACACCCTCCCATCCCTGGCCACATCCTCCCATCCCTGGACACACCCTCCCATCCCTGGGCACATCCTCCCATCCCTGGCCACACCCTCCCATCCCTGGACACACCCTCCCATCCCTGGGCACACCATCCCATCCCTGGACACACCCTCCCATCCCTGGGCACACCCTCCCATTCCTGGCCACATCCTCCCATCCCTGGCCACACCCTCCCATCCCTAG